Proteins co-encoded in one Dyadobacter sp. CECT 9275 genomic window:
- the adhP gene encoding alcohol dehydrogenase AdhP, producing MLPKTMKAAVVREFGKPLQIEEMPVKTPGNYQILVKVVASGVCHTDLHAADGDWPVKPKLPLIPGHEGIGYVAAVGAEVTNVKEGDIVGVPWLYSACGCCDYCTTGWETLCETQQNGGYSVDGGYAEYVLADARYVAQLPAGTDMIAMAPILCAGVTVYKGIKETETKAGEWIAISGIGGLGHLAVQYAKAMGMHVAAIDIADDKLDLAKSLGADLTVNALENEPGEYLKKETGGMHGVLVTAVSPIAFKQGISVMRRKGTLALNGLPPGGFDLPIFETVLNRFTIRGSIVGTRKDMHEAIDFALDGKVKATVSTARLEDINDVFADMKTGEIQGRVVMKIADA from the coding sequence ATGCTCCCAAAAACCATGAAAGCCGCGGTTGTCCGTGAGTTCGGAAAACCCCTGCAAATTGAAGAAATGCCGGTTAAAACACCCGGTAATTACCAAATCCTTGTGAAAGTCGTTGCCAGTGGCGTTTGTCATACCGACCTGCACGCAGCGGATGGCGATTGGCCTGTCAAACCTAAGCTTCCTTTGATCCCGGGACATGAAGGCATAGGTTACGTGGCCGCAGTGGGCGCGGAAGTTACCAATGTAAAAGAAGGTGATATCGTCGGCGTTCCTTGGTTATATAGTGCATGCGGGTGCTGCGACTATTGCACCACAGGCTGGGAAACCCTGTGCGAGACCCAGCAAAACGGGGGGTATAGTGTTGACGGCGGTTATGCTGAATACGTATTGGCCGATGCCCGGTATGTCGCGCAATTACCCGCCGGAACAGACATGATCGCGATGGCGCCAATTCTCTGTGCAGGTGTGACTGTATACAAAGGAATTAAAGAAACCGAAACAAAAGCAGGGGAATGGATTGCAATCTCCGGTATTGGAGGTCTTGGACACCTTGCGGTACAATACGCCAAAGCCATGGGCATGCACGTAGCCGCCATTGATATTGCGGATGATAAACTGGACCTGGCAAAAAGTCTTGGAGCTGATTTGACTGTCAATGCATTAGAAAATGAACCGGGCGAGTACTTAAAGAAAGAAACCGGCGGGATGCATGGTGTATTGGTTACGGCAGTATCCCCCATCGCATTCAAACAAGGAATTTCTGTGATGAGAAGAAAAGGAACTCTTGCATTGAACGGCTTGCCCCCGGGTGGATTTGACCTGCCCATTTTCGAAACAGTACTTAACCGCTTTACTATTCGCGGTTCCATTGTGGGTACAAGAAAGGATATGCATGAAGCGATAGACTTCGCTCTGGATGGTAAAGTAAAAGCCACCGTATCTACAGCCCGTTTGGAAGATATTAATGATGTTTTTGCTGATATGAAGACAGGTGAAATTCAGGGACGCGTTGTGATGAAAATTGCCGATGCCTGA
- a CDS encoding DUF4136 domain-containing protein: MDRLVYLLVILATACSPEIQTYSAYDKNINVAQFQTYQWSKPVQTDGERYPFYYNEINEKRIKAAVNDLLAVRGYVLTDSSAELRLDYTITVEDRSVFLPDPYGYMYWGHYMRPRPDIFNYREATLAIDVLDSSNGHLLWRGWAVGALEVVIYEGSDIDVVIKSAIAKIFKDFPMSAKRENIKMTIKVH, from the coding sequence ATGGATCGACTTGTGTATCTTTTGGTAATCCTTGCAACTGCATGTAGCCCTGAAATCCAGACCTACTCTGCTTATGACAAAAACATCAATGTAGCACAGTTTCAAACCTATCAATGGTCAAAGCCTGTGCAGACAGACGGTGAGCGGTACCCTTTTTACTACAATGAGATTAACGAGAAAAGAATCAAAGCAGCGGTAAATGACTTGTTGGCAGTCCGGGGTTATGTGCTGACTGACAGCAGCGCTGAGCTTAGACTGGATTACACAATCACTGTTGAAGATCGATCTGTATTCTTGCCCGATCCTTACGGATATATGTATTGGGGGCATTATATGCGACCTCGACCCGACATCTTTAACTATCGGGAGGCTACCCTGGCAATCGATGTTTTAGATTCGTCCAACGGGCACTTGCTGTGGCGTGGGTGGGCGGTAGGCGCCTTGGAAGTTGTTATCTATGAAGGTAGTGATATCGATGTGGTAATCAAATCTGCTATTGCCAAGATTTTCAAGGACTTTCCAATGTCAGCAAAGAGAGAAAATATAAAGATGACCATCAAGGTACATTAA
- a CDS encoding DinB family protein, translated as MELQTKTQTLLSLWKEARTRFSNQLKSLQPQDLLRKLPLTQNSVGFLIRHVGDVELLFAKNVFGSKLSVSAKTLIAQHDTGEWTDLSSLLEYVSHSAEALEIAIGLQSDQDWDTEIVTKEFGVKTKAESLGRIISHTAHHGGQLAIILKYADHEK; from the coding sequence ATGGAACTTCAAACGAAAACACAGACCTTGCTTTCCCTTTGGAAAGAAGCGAGAACACGTTTCTCCAACCAATTAAAAAGCCTTCAACCCCAGGACCTGCTCCGGAAATTGCCTCTGACGCAAAATAGTGTTGGCTTTCTGATCCGGCATGTGGGAGACGTAGAATTGTTATTTGCAAAGAATGTTTTTGGCAGCAAGCTCTCTGTGAGTGCAAAAACATTGATTGCACAGCATGATACAGGAGAATGGACGGATCTTTCCAGCTTGCTTGAATATGTGTCTCATTCGGCCGAAGCATTGGAAATCGCTATTGGTCTGCAAAGTGATCAGGATTGGGATACTGAGATTGTGACCAAAGAGTTTGGAGTGAAAACAAAAGCGGAATCGCTCGGCCGGATCATATCCCATACTGCACACCACGGCGGTCAACTGGCCATTATACTCAAATATGCAGATCACGAGAAATAG
- a CDS encoding FadR/GntR family transcriptional regulator, with product MIAPPKNTTLVDWVESLIIKDIRENEMKSGTEIPNELELAEKYDVGRNVVREALSRLRMLGIIESRKRRGMVIAEPNVMYGFQKVINPHMLSKETILDLLGMRVSLEIGCAKIIIHNITDQDIEELKQIVAKEDVIDSLKVNIEMERAFHSKIYAISKNRVMLDFLNIIIPVFKYVNENFDYFDKFNKAGSSNRRYVRHRDLIPYLEARDIEGYRNAVEDHLSAYIDYINHFNETGKTGKNKF from the coding sequence ATGATTGCACCTCCAAAAAACACCACACTGGTTGACTGGGTTGAGAGCCTGATTATTAAAGACATCCGTGAAAATGAGATGAAATCGGGTACAGAAATCCCTAACGAACTTGAACTGGCCGAAAAATATGATGTAGGACGCAATGTAGTAAGGGAGGCACTCAGCAGGCTTCGTATGCTGGGTATTATCGAGAGTCGCAAACGCCGGGGAATGGTCATTGCCGAGCCCAACGTAATGTACGGCTTTCAGAAAGTAATTAATCCGCACATGCTGAGCAAGGAAACCATCCTTGATCTTCTCGGCATGCGGGTTTCCCTGGAAATAGGATGCGCCAAGATCATCATCCATAACATTACCGATCAGGACATTGAAGAACTAAAACAGATTGTTGCAAAAGAAGACGTCATCGATAGCCTCAAGGTGAATATAGAAATGGAGCGTGCCTTCCATTCCAAAATCTACGCAATTTCCAAAAACAGGGTCATGCTGGATTTTCTTAACATTATTATTCCTGTGTTCAAATACGTCAACGAAAACTTCGACTATTTTGACAAATTCAACAAGGCTGGCTCTTCCAACAGGCGTTATGTGCGCCACCGCGATCTCATCCCCTATCTTGAGGCACGCGATATTGAGGGATACCGCAACGCCGTTGAGGATCACCTGAGCGCTTACATTGACTATATCAACCACTTTAATGAAACCGGGAAAACCGGAAAAAATAAATTCTAA
- a CDS encoding dihydrodipicolinate synthase family protein — translation MKNFKPLNGLIAAVFTPFTEAGEINPSTVPSYAARLKQQGVAGVFVNGSSGEGMMLSVSERKEMAEAWMPFQDDNFRVIIHVGSTSVKISQELAAHGQSIGADAIACMAPSFFSSSDVNVIAGYCREVALSAPELPFYYYHLPVATGAHIKVNQLLELGSKSIPNLVGVKFTNTDFMDMHQCIALQDGRFDVLHGHDEILINGLILGVKGAIGTTFNFIPEIYQKIIDAYDSGDFETARMYQMKSIKIVMVMLKYVNAIVGGKAILKLSGIDCGPCRTPLRNLSEQEMAALRNDLVQEGYFEMLDEFRLLNV, via the coding sequence ATGAAAAACTTCAAACCACTCAACGGTCTGATTGCTGCCGTTTTTACCCCCTTTACTGAAGCCGGGGAAATCAACCCGTCCACCGTTCCCAGTTACGCTGCACGGCTCAAACAGCAAGGTGTCGCGGGCGTTTTCGTAAACGGTTCGTCCGGTGAAGGGATGATGCTTTCCGTTTCCGAACGGAAGGAAATGGCCGAAGCCTGGATGCCCTTTCAGGACGACAATTTCCGGGTCATCATTCATGTCGGAAGTACCAGCGTAAAGATTTCGCAGGAGCTTGCGGCACATGGGCAATCCATTGGTGCTGATGCCATTGCCTGTATGGCACCATCATTTTTCTCTTCTTCCGATGTCAATGTCATCGCTGGCTACTGCCGGGAGGTGGCGCTTTCAGCTCCCGAACTTCCCTTTTATTATTATCACTTACCGGTGGCCACTGGTGCGCATATCAAAGTAAATCAACTCCTTGAGTTGGGTTCAAAATCCATCCCAAACCTGGTTGGAGTGAAGTTCACCAATACCGACTTTATGGATATGCACCAGTGTATTGCTTTGCAGGACGGGCGCTTTGACGTACTGCACGGGCACGATGAAATCCTCATCAACGGACTGATTCTGGGAGTTAAAGGAGCCATCGGAACCACTTTCAACTTCATTCCGGAAATTTACCAGAAGATCATTGATGCCTACGACAGTGGCGATTTCGAGACCGCACGTATGTATCAGATGAAATCGATAAAGATTGTGATGGTGATGCTGAAATATGTCAACGCCATTGTAGGCGGCAAGGCGATCCTGAAACTGAGCGGCATCGACTGCGGCCCCTGCCGGACACCACTCAGAAACCTAAGCGAGCAGGAAATGGCTGCGCTAAGAAATGACCTTGTCCAGGAAGGATATTTTGAAATGCTTGACGAATTCAGGTTGTTGAACGTATGA